One Diospyros lotus cultivar Yz01 chromosome 1, ASM1463336v1, whole genome shotgun sequence genomic window carries:
- the LOC127812721 gene encoding polygalacturonase At1g48100-like translates to MVQYLRMGLLVFCVCFGCFDIICSEARFHNHHHHHTRHSHNHGHPPPSHISQPPFASPSPSPEPSDSGSAAVFDVRMFGAVGDGVTDDTEAFKTSWDRVCSQVESGILLVPYGYSFMIQSTIFTGPCQTGFVFQVDGTIMPPDGPEAWPKNNSKRQWLVFYRINEMALQGGGLIDGRGEKWWDLPCKPHKGVNGTTMPGPCDSPIAIRFFMSNNLTVKELRMKNSPQFHFRFDNCKNVHIDSIHITAPALSPNTDGIHIENTVNVEIYDSIISNGDDCVSIGSGCYDVDIRNITCGPSHGISIGSLGNHNSRACVTNITVRDSVIRQSNNGVRIKTWQGGRGAVSCITFSNLHMDNVRNPIIIDQFYCLTKGCANQTSAVSVSDVAYTSIKGTYDERSPAMHFACSDSVPCTNITLSDVELLPAQGDIVTDPFCWNAYGDLQTLTIPPVSCFLEGFPPSILENDMESC, encoded by the exons ATGGTGCAATACTTGAGGATGGGGCTGCTGGTTTTTTGCGTTTGTTTTGGTTGCTTCGACATTATTTGCAGCGAAGCTAGATTTCAcaatcaccaccaccaccacaccAGACACAGCCACAATCATGGCCATCCACCGCCGTCCCATATCTCACAGCCCCCTTttgcttctccttctccttcacCCGAGCCTTCTGATTCAGGCAGCGCCGCCGTTTTCGACGTTCGAATGTTTGGAGCAGTGGGTGACGGCGTGACGGACGACACAGAAGCATTCAAGACATCTTGGGACAGAGTCTGCAGCCAGGTTGAGTCCGGGATCCTCCTTGTTCCGTACGGCTACTCATTCATGATTCAGTCCACAATCTTCACTGGTCCTTGTCAAACCGGCTTTGTCTTTCAG GTTGACGGTACAATCATGCCCCCGGATGGGCCGGAGGCTTGGCCGAAGAATAATAGTAAACGCCAGTGGCTGGTCTTCTACAGAATCAACGAAATGGCGCTGCAAGGGGGTGGCTTAATAGATGGGCGAGGAGAGAAATGGTGGGATCTTCCCTGTAAACCCCATAAGGGAGTCAATGGCACCACAATGCCTGGACCATGCGATAGCCCAATT gCGATAAGGTTCTTCATGAGCAACAACCTGACTGTGAAAGAGTTGAGAATGAAGAACAGCCCCCAGTTCCACTTTAGATTTGACAACTGCAAGAACGTCCACATTGACTCCATTCACATTACAGCTCCTGCTTTGAGCCCTAACACCGATGGCATCCATATTGAGAACACTGTTAATGTTGAAATCTACGATTCAATCATCTCTAACG GGGATGATTGTGTTTCGATTGGATCGGGTTGCTATGACGTGGACATCAGGAACATCACTTGCGGACCCAGCCATGGAATCAG CATCGGGAGCTTAGGCAACCACAACTCTCGAGCCTGCGTGACAAACATCACAGTAAGAGATTCTGTAATAAGGCAGTCCAACAACGGCGTAAGGATCAAGACATGGCAAGGCGGCCGTGGAGCCGTATCATGCATCACCTTCAGCAACCTCCACATGGACAACGTCAGGAACCCAATCATAATCGACCAATTCTACTGCCTCACCAAAGGCTGCGCCAACCAAACCTCGGCGGTGTCGGTGTCGGACGTGGCTTACACGAGCATAAAGGGCACGTACGACGAGCGCAGCCCGGCGATGCACTTCGCATGCAGCGACTCGGTGCCGTGCACCAACATCACGCTGTCGGACGTGGAGCTTCTGCCGGCGCAAGGAGACATAGTGACGGACCCCTTCTGCTGGAACGCATATGGGGATTTGCAGACGCTTACTATTCCGCCGGTGAGCTGCTTCTTGGAAGGGTTTCCGCCGTCCATTCTGGAGAATGATATGGAATCTtgctga